A genomic segment from Bradyrhizobium sp. ISRA430 encodes:
- the purN gene encoding phosphoribosylglycinamide formyltransferase has product MKRRVAILISGRGSNMAALIKAAAALDFPAEIALVISNKADALGLERAKASGVPTLVIESKPFGKDRAGFEAVLQAALDQHGIELICLGGFMRLFTAEFTQSWYGRMLNIHPSLLPSFPGLDPHGQALRAGVKLSGATVHFVIPATDAGPIVMQGAVPVSDNDTADTLSERILEVEHRIYPEALRLLATGKVRIEGDVCKTAGSGPSENFLISPVVN; this is encoded by the coding sequence ATGAAGCGCCGTGTTGCCATTCTGATTTCCGGCCGGGGCTCGAACATGGCCGCGCTGATCAAGGCCGCGGCCGCGCTGGATTTTCCGGCGGAAATCGCGCTCGTCATCTCGAACAAGGCCGATGCGCTCGGGCTGGAGCGCGCAAAGGCGAGTGGCGTGCCGACGCTGGTGATCGAGAGCAAACCCTTTGGCAAGGACCGCGCCGGCTTTGAGGCGGTGCTACAGGCCGCCCTCGACCAGCATGGCATCGAGTTGATCTGTCTCGGCGGCTTCATGCGCCTGTTCACGGCCGAGTTCACCCAAAGCTGGTACGGACGGATGCTCAACATCCACCCGTCGCTCCTGCCGTCCTTCCCCGGCCTCGATCCGCATGGCCAGGCCTTGCGTGCGGGGGTGAAACTGTCTGGCGCAACAGTGCACTTCGTCATCCCCGCGACTGACGCCGGGCCGATCGTGATGCAGGGCGCGGTCCCTGTCAGCGACAACGACACGGCGGACACGCTCTCCGAACGCATCCTCGAAGTCGAGCACCGCATCTATCCCGAAGCGCTGCGGCTGCTTGCGACCGGCAAGGTCCGCATCGAGGG
- the purM gene encoding phosphoribosylformylglycinamidine cyclo-ligase: MTDRKNGLTYADSGVDIDAGNRLVDLIKPMVRATARPGADAEIGGFGGLFDLKAAGFKDPVLVAATDGVGTKVKIAIETGLHGGIGIDLVAMSVNDLVVQGAEPLFFLDYFACGKLDPEATAAIVAGVAEGCRESGCALIGGETAEMPGLYKDGDYDLGGFAVGAAERGTLLPRKDIAAGDAVIGLASSGVHSNGFSLVRKIVEQSGLGFEAKAPFSPVMTLGGALLTPTRLYVKSCLRAIRETGAVKGLAHITGGGFTDNIPRVLPKHLGVGIDLERLPVLPVFKWLAAQAGIAELEMLRTFNCGIGMIAIVEPDAVDKVVQVFTDAGETVAQLGRVIAAEGEHRVVYSGHLDLAL, encoded by the coding sequence ATGACCGACCGCAAAAACGGCCTCACTTACGCCGATTCAGGTGTCGACATCGACGCGGGCAACCGCCTGGTCGACCTGATCAAGCCGATGGTGCGCGCCACCGCGCGCCCCGGCGCCGACGCCGAAATCGGCGGTTTCGGCGGCCTGTTCGACCTCAAGGCAGCCGGCTTCAAGGATCCGGTCCTGGTTGCCGCCACCGACGGCGTCGGCACCAAGGTCAAGATCGCGATCGAGACCGGCCTGCATGGCGGGATCGGCATCGACCTCGTCGCCATGAGCGTCAACGACCTCGTGGTGCAGGGCGCCGAGCCGCTGTTCTTCCTCGACTATTTTGCCTGCGGCAAGCTCGATCCGGAGGCTACGGCCGCGATCGTTGCCGGCGTTGCCGAGGGCTGCCGGGAATCCGGCTGCGCCCTGATCGGGGGCGAGACCGCCGAGATGCCGGGCCTCTACAAGGACGGCGACTACGATCTCGGCGGCTTTGCCGTCGGCGCCGCCGAGCGCGGCACGCTGCTGCCGCGCAAGGACATTGCCGCCGGCGATGCCGTGATCGGCCTTGCGTCCTCCGGCGTGCATTCCAACGGCTTCTCGCTAGTGCGCAAGATCGTCGAGCAGTCCGGCCTCGGCTTCGAGGCCAAGGCGCCGTTTTCGCCGGTGATGACGCTCGGCGGCGCGTTGCTGACGCCGACGCGGCTCTACGTCAAATCCTGTCTGCGCGCGATCCGCGAGACCGGCGCGGTGAAGGGGCTTGCCCACATCACCGGCGGCGGGTTCACCGACAACATTCCGCGTGTGCTGCCGAAGCATCTCGGTGTCGGCATCGATCTGGAGCGCCTGCCGGTGCTGCCGGTGTTCAAATGGCTGGCCGCGCAAGCCGGCATCGCCGAGCTCGAAATGCTGCGCACGTTCAACTGCGGCATAGGGATGATCGCGATCGTCGAGCCGGATGCGGTCGACAAGGTGGTGCAAGTGTTCACCGATGCCGGCGAGACGGTGGCGCAGCTCGGTCGGGTGATCGCGGCCGAAGGCGAGCACCGCGTCGTCTATAGCGGCCACCTTGATCTCGCGCTGTGA
- a CDS encoding CDP-alcohol phosphatidyltransferase family protein, which produces MSIPNIITLGRIMLVPIIVWAIVSSQMEVAFAVFLIAGISDAVDGFLAKRFNMTSELGALLDPLADKALLVSIYLALGIWGDIPRWIVILVVSRDIMIVTAVIVSWLFDKPVEMKPSMVSKLNTAAQVAYAALVLAALAFGFKPAPYDIILMGFVTVFTLSSVSLYLIEWLRHMSTIDAK; this is translated from the coding sequence GTGAGTATTCCGAACATCATTACCCTGGGCCGGATCATGCTGGTCCCGATCATCGTCTGGGCCATCGTATCGAGCCAAATGGAGGTGGCGTTCGCGGTGTTCCTGATCGCCGGCATCAGCGACGCCGTCGACGGCTTCCTGGCCAAGCGCTTCAACATGACGAGCGAGCTCGGCGCCCTGCTCGACCCGCTCGCCGACAAGGCCCTGCTGGTGTCGATCTATCTGGCGCTTGGCATCTGGGGCGACATTCCGCGCTGGATCGTGATCCTGGTGGTATCACGCGACATCATGATCGTAACTGCCGTGATCGTGTCCTGGCTGTTCGACAAGCCGGTCGAGATGAAGCCGTCGATGGTATCCAAGCTCAACACGGCAGCCCAGGTGGCCTACGCAGCCTTGGTGCTGGCCGCCCTCGCCTTCGGCTTCAAGCCGGCACCCTATGATATTATCCTGATGGGCTTCGTGACGGTCTTCACGCTGTCCTCGGTGTCGCTGTATCTCATCGAATGGCTGCGGCACATGAGCACCATCGACGCCAAGTGA
- a CDS encoding DnaA/Hda family protein, whose protein sequence is MAGRVHPRQLAFSLPHAESLSRDNFLEGPANAAGLALIDGWPEWPHRIMWLAGPEGSGKSHLAAIWAEQAGARSTTANALTAATVPGALATGALVVEDLRAKDFDERALFHLMNLAREDGAYVLFTGREVPAALDIELRDLRSRLRTVPAISLLPPDDQLFRGLIVKFCADRQLTVDESVVSYLATRLERSSAGARRAVELLDSEALRLGRPVTRALAADLLRDA, encoded by the coding sequence GTGGCAGGCCGCGTTCACCCCCGACAATTGGCGTTTTCGCTTCCGCATGCGGAGAGCCTGAGCCGGGACAATTTTCTCGAAGGCCCTGCCAACGCGGCCGGGCTTGCCCTGATCGATGGCTGGCCGGAGTGGCCACACCGGATCATGTGGCTGGCCGGCCCGGAAGGGTCGGGAAAGAGCCATCTCGCGGCGATCTGGGCCGAGCAGGCCGGCGCCCGTTCGACCACGGCCAATGCACTGACCGCAGCCACCGTGCCGGGGGCGCTGGCGACCGGCGCGCTGGTGGTTGAGGATCTCAGGGCCAAGGACTTCGACGAGCGCGCCCTCTTCCACCTCATGAACCTCGCCCGCGAGGACGGCGCCTATGTCCTCTTCACCGGACGCGAAGTTCCGGCCGCGCTCGACATCGAGCTACGCGACCTGCGCTCTCGCCTGCGCACGGTGCCGGCGATCTCGCTTCTGCCGCCGGACGACCAGTTGTTTCGCGGCCTGATCGTGAAGTTTTGTGCCGACCGCCAGCTCACGGTCGACGAGAGCGTGGTCAGCTATCTCGCCACGCGCCTGGAGCGCTCCTCGGCCGGTGCCCGGCGGGCGGTGGAGCTCCTGGACAGCGAGGCCCTGCGGCTCGGCCGGCCCGTGACCCGGGCGCTGGCCGCTGACCTCCTCCGCGATGCCTGA